Within the Bacteroidales bacterium genome, the region CAAGTGAAGTTAAATTTTCAGAGTTGCTTGAAAGCCGGTATAAAGCATCTGCTTTTCTTTTTAGTGATTTTATTAGTATTTTATCAGATAAACTTGTTTCAGTATCAGGATTAACATATATATTTTTCTCATTAAATTCATCAACAATGGCAATAATTGATTTTTGATAATAATCTAAAGCTTTTGGTATATTGTTTTTTTCTAACCAGTAATCACCCATATTAAAATAGCATCTTGCTGTCAATGGATGTTTTATACCGAAATTCTCCTTATAAATATTTAACGCTTTTTCATATAAAACATATCCTTTATCTTTTTTAAAATTTTGAATACAAAATTCTCCATAGTTAAGATAGTTATTACCAAGAGCAAAATAGTTTTTCCCGTAAATATCAATTTTCATTTTAATTGCCATATCATAATTGAGTTCTGCTTGTTTATTATTACCAAGAAACTGGTAGCATCTGGCACGACTACCATAACTACTTGCCAATGGAACAATATCATTATCTTTTCTTATGTTTATACTTTTATTAAAATAATTTAATGCTTTGGAATATTCATTTTTATTTAACCATACTATACCAAGATTTTGATATAACATTGAAATCCTTTTATAATATGAAGGATAATTATTAATAAAAATATTTAATGCCTTATTATAATAGGTAATTGCTTTTTCATAATCACCACAATTTTTATATATTATAGCTTTATTATTATATATTTTGCTTAAATTATAATTACCGGTATTTGAATTGTTTTGTAATATATTTTCAGCATTTGTATAATATTCAAGTGCATTTTTGTAATCTCCTGCTTTTTTTGAAATAACACCCAAGTTAATATAAGTTGTAACTATTTGTTTGCTTGATTTATCAAAATATAATTGTTTAATTTTTAATGATTTTTCTAAAAATTCTCTTGCTTTAATAAAATTCCCGTTCCGATTATAATTACATCCCTGGTTATTATATAAATATGCAAGAATACTATCGGTTTTTCCGAGAAGTTTTTTTCTTATATGAATAGCTTGGTTAATATATTTTATTGATATATCTATTTTATATAGTGAAGTATATAAAGTTCCTTTTGTTCTTAATATATCTGAAAATATTAAATCGTTAGTATCAAAATGTTTTTTTGCTAAATCCTCTGCCTGATTTATAAATTTTTCAGCTTGAGCAAAATTGTTTTTAGTTCTGCAATAATCAGCTTTTTTTAATAATATTCTTGTTTCGTTATAAATACTATCAAGACTAACAGATAAATCTGTATGGTTTATACGTTCTGATTTTATTATGCAGGGATTAGAAAAAAAAATAACTATAAAGAATAAATAATATAATATTTTTAAAATTTGCATAATAATTATTTATACTGATATTTTTGAAATTTGTTACTTATTCTAATATAAAGATAATAATTTTTAGACGAAATTAAAAAAGGAGTTGTAAAAATTAAGGTAGTATTGTATATACTATAATCTGCAAGTAAAAGCGGCTCAAGTTCAAAAGTGCAGGGATTAAATAAAATTTGTTTTTACAATCTTAATTACATTTAAGTATTATTTCCATAAAATTGCAAATTCTGTATTCCCCCTTTAAAACCTGCCTGACGGTAGGCAGGAGGGGGTTAGGGGGATTGATTAGTAAATTCATAATAATATTATTCTAACATTCTCATAACATAATTCATAATATTTCTATTTGCTGAAACTTTTAATATAGTATAACCTAATTTTTTAAGGTATTTATTTTTTTATCCTAAAATGCCTGGATTTATTTTTATTTTTAAAACCCGAAAAACTAAAAACAAAATCAAAACAAATATAATATTTTTTATTTATCATTGTTCGTTCATACCAAATATCCTTTGTTATATCATGAAAATAATTGTAAGTTATAATTTCTTTTTTAAGAGGTAACTCAAAATTAACTCCAAAATATAAATTTTTATTCTTTTTTAAATAAAATGTATAACCACAACCAATATTTAATATAGGGTCAATTTTTCTATAAGATTTGGTAGAATATGTTCGAACTAATTCAACCATATAGATGTTTAAAGTTGAATCATAATAGAAAGTTAGAACACAATCAAATAAATATTTAAGAAAATAATAATTAAAATTTAACCCTGTCTTAAAAGATAAATTTTTAATAAAAATATTTTTATAAGTAAAATAAAATGGAATTTCCAAATATTGAAAAGATTCGTGATAAAAAGGATTTAAAAGTGTATCATTTATATATTGGTCTTTAAAATTGAAATTTCTATATCCAAATACCAGACCTGATTCGAAATATTTATTTGGCTTCAAAAAATATTGACTTATAATACCAATTTTAAAATCATTATAGTATCTTACTAAGGAATCAGGTAATTTGAAGTACTCTAATATACCTGATTTTATATTGGGTTGAAAAAATATTTTAATTTCCGATAATTTTATATCTTTAAAAACAGATGTTGAATCTTGAGAATAGCTATTAGAAGCTGATAATATTAAAATAAAAAAAGCTAATATAGTTACTTTAAATTTCATTTATTCTTTTAAATCAAATTTAGAAAGTTATACCAAATTTCTATCAAGATAGTGAAAATAATATTGATAGCATAGTTTGGTTAATTATCAAAAAAATTCCCACACTTAATTGGTGTGGGAATATATTAAAATTGGTGAAATGTTCAACATTCCTGACATAAGTACAATCAATTTTTTTTCGATAAAATAATTAAAATATTTTAATTATTTTTCTATCCACATAGGTATATTCCTCATCCTATGGTATGATTTGAATTTCTTTTGACCTTCCATAATTCCAAACATTCTTGGTAATCTATATACTCTAGATGTAACTTTATGTCTGGCATTTTTCATATTAAAATATTGTGATCCAAGTGGGTATGAAATATACACAGGGTTGGTATAATAATCATCTATGCCATAGATAGTGCCATTAATACTTGCCCATACTCGTTCTCTTGACTTTTTCCACTTATTTCCATCTTTATAATAACATTTCGATTTTGCTCCAGCTCTACCTCTCCAAAAAACCTGCCATTGACCATTTTTTAACCATTGTTTGCCGTATAGGCGTTTCCTATATCCATCTATAATTGTTTCGTAACCACACCATGGAGAAATCCATCTTATCATTGGTAAATACGGTTTTGAATCATCGTTATAATAGTAAATTTCGATATTACTATTATTAATTACTGAATTTTTATCATTTCTGTATTCTTCTAATAATTCGAATGATCCATTTGTAATAACTATTTCTTTATATTTTTCATAAATATAAATTGTATCACCAATTTTTATTTCTCCTTTTTCATTAATATAAGTATTAAATACATCATCAGAAATATAACCTTCATCAGGAAGGTCTTTTGCTTCAAAATCAATAACCGAATTAAGTAACATTGCTTCTTCTTTATTAAATCGAGTACGTAAAGAAGTTATACCCAAATTATTTTCCAGTTCATCTAAATACTGGTCTTCAGGAGAGTAATAGGGTTCATCATTTTCAACATCAGGATCAATAATTTCTGTTGTATCATTAAGTGATTTTGTATTATTATATTCATTAATAATTATTCCCTCATATTTCTCTTTTACCAAATCATAATTATTATTAAATACTTCATTATTTTTAATACATAATACATTATTATTAACATAAATATCACTTTTTAATTCAGAACTTTTATTTAATTCATCTTTTTCGCAAGAATTAAAAATTATTCCAAATAGCATAAAAAATAGTATTACTATTGTTTTTTTTAATTTAACAAAATTTTCTTTTTTCATAATAAATTTAATTTAAAATTAATTTTAACACGCCAATATTACTTAAATTGAAAAAAGTAAAAGAATTATTTAGGTTATAAATTATAATGTATTAGTAATAATTTATAACTTTTTTATACATTTGTCATATTCAAATTATTATTCATATAACATTATTATGAAAATATCGACAAAAATAAAAAAAGTAAGAGAATTAAAAGGTTATTCACAGGAATATATGGCTGACCAAATGGGTATAACACAAGCAGCTTACAGCAAAATAGAAAATAATGAAAAAAATATTAATTTCGAAAAACTTACCACTATTGCCAAAGTATTAGATATAGAACCTTTAAAATTATTAAATTTTGATGAGCAACAAGTATTTAATAATTGTAAAAATGGGAATTTTGGCAATAATGGCATATATAATGCATATTCTGAAAAAGAACGCCAATTATATGAAGAAAGAATCAAACATTTGGAAAAAGAAGTTGAGTTTTTAAGGACTCTTGTAAAATAACCGGTTTAGCATATTTTTCAACTACCTTGTGTAATCTTTGTAGCTTTCAGCTAAAGATTAAATTGTTTCCTGTATTCTATCAACAATAATAACAGTTGATATAATCATTGTCTGATTTTTTATGAATAAGGCAGATTTTACATAAAAAAACATTTTGTTCATTTAAAGACTGTTTTACGATTTAGTTATATAAGAGTTTATATATAAATAACCAGTAATTCTGTTAAACGAAATAATTGAATAGTTTTGCAACAGATTCACAGATTTTTAAATTATTCTTTTTGTAATCTGTGAATCTGTGGCATTTGTATTTTGATCAGTATTACAATTTTAAAAGAAACAATTTAATAAAATTTTTCAATAATAAAAAGTATCCAATAAATGTAATTATCAATACAAAAAGTATCTATTTTTATTAAATCAAGCACCTGGGTCTAAAGCTCCCTCATCTTCATCCTCATCAGCTCCATCAGACGGGTCAGGTTCATCCCCAAGTGAGTTATTAAATTCGCCTTCGGTTTGAATTTTAAAATTTTCATCATCAAACAAGTTTTTTTCACAAGATACTGCCATAAAAAACAGCAAAACAAATATTAGTTTTTTCATTTTAATTAGTATTACATTAATAATTGAAACAATTTAATAAAATTTTTTATACTAATCAAAAAGTATCCAATAAATGTAATTATCAATACAAAAAGTAACTATTTTTTTAAATTAAGCACCAGGATCTAAAGCATCCATATCTTCATCTTCATCAGCTCCATCAGACGGGTCAGGTTCATCACCAAGTGAGTTATTAAATTCGCCTTCGGTTTGAATTTTAAAATTTTCATCATCAAACAGATTTTTTTCACAAGATACTGCCATGAAAAATAGTAAAACAAATATTAGTTTTTTCATTTTAATTTGGTTTTAAATATTACCTACTCTGTTTAAAGCTTTTCGGTGTCCGCTTTTATATTTATACCGTTTTTCGAAAAAAATTATCTCTTTTTTTAAATTATTTGATGAAAAGTTTTTTTATTAATGGATAAGTGGTTGGTTATGTGGTTATTACCAATTGGGAATTTT harbors:
- a CDS encoding helix-turn-helix transcriptional regulator codes for the protein MKISTKIKKVRELKGYSQEYMADQMGITQAAYSKIENNEKNINFEKLTTIAKVLDIEPLKLLNFDEQQVFNNCKNGNFGNNGIYNAYSEKERQLYEERIKHLEKEVEFLRTLVK